The following proteins are co-located in the Triticum aestivum cultivar Chinese Spring chromosome 1A, IWGSC CS RefSeq v2.1, whole genome shotgun sequence genome:
- the LOC123145309 gene encoding UPF0481 protein At3g47200 — protein MTSIEVAVAGGNGKRRWVSDVEKTLNEADKTVEVAQWERHCIYRVPACIKDIKSKAYQPQVVSLGPFHHGDPNLLPMEEHKRRALRHLLRRAGRPLDDFVAAVEEIAEQLESAYMDLGGEWRAGIDGKGRERFLEMMIVDGCFLLEVMRRTAAGNLKQVDDYAGNDPIFSRHGILYMVPYIKRDMLMLENQLPLLVLQRLDNVETGKSPNDDFINRMVLRFLAPFSRPLQPGGRLGLHPLDVFRRSMLFGEYQKIRSSEDNTQDNDIIRSAVELYEAGIQFKTSKSSSLHNIRFKHGVLSMPTVPVDDSTEYMFLNMMAFERLHVGAGNDVTAYVFFMDNIIDSAKDVALLSSKGIIQNAVGSDKAVAKLFNSISRDVVLEPDSALDAVQRQVNGYFRQPWNMWRANLIHTYFRSPWAFLSLAAAVFLLVMTIMQTVYTVLPFYNRDSNSPPSAPSPM, from the exons ATGACATCGATCGAAGTGGCGGTGGCCGGCGGCAATGGCAAGAGGAGGTGGGTGTCGGACGTGGAGAAGACGCTGAATGAGGCGGACAAGACGGTGGAGGTGGCGCAGTGGGAGCGGCACTGCATCTACCGCGTGCCGGCGTGCATCAAGGACATCAAGAGCAAGGCGTACCAGCCGCAGGTGGTGTCGCTGGGCCCGTTCCACCACGGCGACCCCAACCTGCTGcccatggaggagcacaagcgCCGGGCGCTGCGCCACCTGCTCCGGCGCGCGGGCCGGCCACTGGACGACTTCGTCGCCGCCGTCGAGGAGATCGCGGAGCAGCTGGAGAGCGCGTACATGGACCTCGGCGGCGAGTGGCGCGCCGGCATCGACGGCAAGGGCAGGGAGCGGTTCCTGGAGATGATGATCGTCGACGGCTGCTTCCTGCTCGAGGTGATGAGGAGAACGGCCGCCGGGAACTTGAAGCAGGTCGACGACTACGCCGGCAACGACCCCATCTTCAGCCGCCACGGGATACTCTACATGGTGCCCTACATCAAGCGCGACATGCTCATGCTCGAGAACCAGCTGCCGCTGCTCGTGCTCCAGAGGCTCGACAACGTCGAGACTGGAAAGTCTCCG AACGACGACTTCATCAACAGAATGGTGCTAAGGTTTCTGGCGCCATTCTCACGGCCATTGCAGCCAGGCGGTCGCCTAGGGCTGCACCCACTCGACGTCTTCCGCCGGAGCATGCTCTTCGGCGAATACCAGAAGATCCGGAGCTCCGAGGACAACACGCAGGACAACGACATCATCCGATCGGCGGTGGAGCTGTACGAAGCCGGGATCCAGTTCAAGACGAGCAAGTCAAGCAGCCTGCACAACATCCGGTTCAAGCACGGCGTGCTGAGCATGCCGACGGTGCCCGTGGACGACTCCACCGAGTACATGTTCCTCAACATGATGGCGTTCGAGCGGCTGCACGTCGGCGCCGGCAACGACGTGACGGCCTACGTCTTCTTCATGGACAACATCATCGACTCGGCCAAGGACGTGGCGCTGCTGAGCTCCAAGGGGATCATCCAGAACGCCGTGGGCAGCGACAAGGCCGTGGCCAAGCTCTTCAACAGCATCTCCAGGGACGTGGTGCTGGAGCCGGACAGCGCGCTGGACGCCGTGCAGAGGCAGGTGAACGGCTACTTCAGGCAGCCGTGGAACATGTGGCGCGCCAACCTCATCCACACCTACTTCAGGAGCCCGTGGGCGttcctctccctcgccgccgccgtcttcctcctcgtcatgaCCATCATGCAGACCGTCTACACAGTGCTGCCGTTCTATAATCGGGACAGCAACAGCCCGCCGTCGGCTCCATCTCCGATGTGA